One part of the Vicugna pacos chromosome 20, VicPac4, whole genome shotgun sequence genome encodes these proteins:
- the LOC102537260 gene encoding olfactory receptor 2J3-like codes for MAMEKINSSSEGYFVLLGFSNWPHLEFVLFVVILMFYLMTLVGNLFIIILSYLDSHLHTPMYFFLSNLSFLDLCYTTSSIPQLLVNLWGPEKTISYTGCMIQLYFSLALGTTECVLLVVMSYDRYAAVCRPLHYTVLMHPRFCHILAAASWVSGFTTSALHSSFTFWVPLCGHRQVDHFFREVPTLLRLSCVDTRANELTLMIMSTIFVLIPLILILSSYGAIAQAVLRMQSTAGLQKVFGTCGAHLMVVSLFFIPAMCIYLQPPSGKPQDQGKFIALFYTVVTPSLNPLIYTLRNRDVRGAVKRLMGQE; via the coding sequence atggcaATGGAAAAAATCAATTCAAGTTCTGAAGGCTACTTTGTTCTACTGGGTTTTTCCAATTGGCCTCATCTCGAATTTGTTCTCTTTGTGGTTATCTTGATGTTCTACTTGATGACATTGGTAGGCAACCTGTTCATCATTATCTTGTCATACTTGGACTCCCATCTCCACACACCCATGTATTTCTTCCTCTCAAACCTCTCTTTTCTGGATCTCTGTTACACCACCAGCTCCATCCCTCAGTTGCTTGTCAACCTCTGGGGCCCAGAGAAAACCATCTCTTACACTGGTTGCATGATTCAGCTTTACTTTTCCCTTGCGCTGGGAACCACAGAATGTGTGCTACTGGTGGTGATGTCCTATGACCGTTATGCAGCTGTATGTAGACCCTTGCATTACACTGTCCTCATGCACCCTCGTTTCTGCCATATATTGGCTGCGGCTTCTTGGGTGAGTGGCTTTACCACCTCAGCACTTCATTCCTCGTTTACCTTCTGGGTACCCCTGTGTGGACATCGCCAAGTGGACCATTTCTTCCGTGAAGTTCCAACACTGCTGCGACTGTCATGCGTTGATACCCGTGCCAACGAGCTGACCCTCATGATCATGAGCACCATTTTTGTTCTCATACCTCTCATCCTCATTCTTAGTTCCTATGGTGCCATTGCCCAGGCTGTACTGAGGATGCAGTCAACCGCTGGACTTCAGAAAGTCTTTGGCACATGTGGAGCCCATCTTATGGTTGTATCCCTCTTTTTCATTCCAGCCATGTGCATATATCTCCAGCCACCATCAGGAAAGCCTCAAGATCAGGGCAAGTTCATTGCCCTGTTTTATACTGTTGTCACACCAAGCCTCAACCCTCTAATCTACACCCTCAGAAACAGAGATGTAAGAGGGGCAGTAAAGAGATTAATGGGGCAAGAGTGA